GGTGGGATCCATCGCGGCGGCCGTGAAGGTGATTGCGGCGGTGAGGGTGGTCTTGCCGTGGTCGACGTGACCGATCGTGCCGACGTTCACGTGGGGCTTGTTCCGCTCAAACGTTCCTTTTGCCATGTTCTTACTCCCTCCAAGAGGTGGCCCAGCACTCATCAGGTGTGACACACAAAAATGGCCCTTTGTTCGGGTCTCCCCCGCGCATACCGCAGGGTTCTGATGGTGTGAAACCACATTGGGTTGATTCTCGCCAGGGCAGTGTCCCGCCATGCTGGCACGTTGCGCTGAGTTCAGCCGTGAGAGGGAAGTCCTCGGCGCACCGACTTACAAAGGTACAGCATTTGGCTTATGGACTCAAGTCAACGCACGGTCAGGGGCAGGGACAGAAAATGCAACTGCCCGTCACCGGGCAGGTAACGAGCAAAAGTGTTCGGCTATTTGGGACAATTCGGCATTGATTCTCACATGGCTATCTATGCGTATCGATCCATGACATCTGATTTATAGTGCTCACCATGTTGCGCGTTGCCGTCTTAGCTGTCTTCCTGTTTGCTTCTGTAGTCAACGCTCAAGAAAGCTGGCTCAAGATCGCAACGAAGACGCTTAGCCAAACCAGGGTGCAAGTCAATGTGCAGACCAACCTTCCTGACGGGGCCTGGCTGGGAGCGCAATTTATTCACTCGCAACAAAA
This genomic interval from Deinococcus fonticola contains the following:
- a CDS encoding GTP-binding protein, whose protein sequence is MAKGTFERNKPHVNVGTIGHVDHGKTTLTAAITFTAAAMDPT